One segment of Rhodothermales bacterium DNA contains the following:
- a CDS encoding TolC family protein, which translates to MVFPPLALRRLAWLGATAAFVAFATGCAAPYDLTYPEPRPLGPVLPSPVYAPPTGAESEADPPGEVDAADHEALNEPLALDEAVALALAQNPDLRAAAFEVRAREGEAYQAARPPNPGLEAGIEEFGGSGDRAGTAAAEVGAGVSQTIELGGDRRARAAVAARGAELGAWSFEAARLDLVTRVHQAFASVLAAETRLALAVEQRDIAARFADAVTRRAEAGAISPLEARRSAVAAATSEAALGRARRTLDAARARLAPLLGVSVVGLDVAGDLDRLTDVPPFERLLPFIALNPDVARYRTALAQAEAQVALERARRIPDPTLRAGGTYFNEVGEAAVTAGVSIPIPFFDTNRGAIQAARARVSGTAAEAEAALLRVERDLAEAYGTYAAAAEAARTLRDDALPNARAAFEGIETGYREGEYDLLAVLDAQRALVETQNALADALADAAQSRAAVERLVATPLDAAASGVLPNPDNE; encoded by the coding sequence ATGGTATTCCCCCCGCTCGCGCTGCGCCGACTGGCGTGGCTCGGGGCCACCGCCGCATTCGTGGCCTTCGCCACCGGCTGCGCCGCCCCCTACGACCTCACCTATCCCGAACCGCGCCCGCTCGGCCCGGTCCTCCCTTCCCCCGTTTATGCACCCCCAACGGGTGCCGAATCGGAGGCCGACCCACCCGGCGAGGTCGACGCAGCCGACCACGAGGCGCTCAATGAGCCGCTCGCGCTGGACGAGGCGGTCGCCCTCGCGCTGGCGCAGAACCCCGACCTCCGCGCGGCGGCCTTCGAGGTGCGCGCCCGAGAGGGCGAGGCGTACCAGGCCGCTCGCCCGCCCAACCCCGGGCTAGAGGCCGGCATAGAGGAGTTCGGTGGGAGTGGCGACCGCGCGGGCACCGCCGCGGCCGAGGTCGGGGCCGGGGTCTCCCAGACGATCGAGCTCGGCGGGGACCGCCGCGCCCGTGCCGCCGTCGCCGCACGCGGGGCGGAGCTCGGGGCGTGGAGCTTCGAAGCCGCTCGCCTCGACCTCGTCACGCGGGTCCACCAGGCCTTCGCGTCCGTGCTCGCGGCCGAGACCCGGCTCGCCCTCGCGGTGGAGCAGCGCGACATCGCGGCCCGCTTCGCCGACGCTGTGACCCGCCGCGCCGAGGCGGGGGCCATCTCGCCGCTGGAGGCCCGTCGCTCGGCGGTGGCCGCCGCTACGTCCGAGGCTGCTTTGGGGCGTGCTCGCCGCACCCTCGACGCCGCCCGCGCTCGCCTCGCCCCGCTCCTCGGGGTGTCAGTGGTCGGCCTCGACGTGGCGGGCGATCTCGACCGCCTCACCGACGTCCCGCCTTTCGAGCGACTCCTCCCCTTCATAGCCCTCAACCCCGACGTGGCCCGGTACCGGACGGCGCTCGCGCAGGCCGAGGCGCAGGTGGCCCTGGAGCGCGCCCGCCGCATCCCCGACCCGACGCTCCGGGCGGGCGGGACCTACTTCAACGAGGTGGGCGAGGCCGCTGTCACCGCGGGCGTCTCGATCCCGATCCCCTTCTTCGACACGAACCGGGGCGCGATCCAGGCCGCGCGCGCGCGGGTGAGCGGGACGGCGGCCGAGGCCGAGGCCGCGCTGCTCCGCGTAGAGCGCGACCTCGCCGAGGCCTACGGCACCTACGCCGCCGCCGCCGAAGCGGCCCGAACGCTCCGTGACGACGCCCTCCCCAACGCCCGTGCTGCCTTCGAAGGCATAGAGACGGGCTATCGGGAAGGCGAGTACGACCTCCTCGCCGTGCTCGACGCGCAGCGCGCGCTCGTCGAGACGCAGAACGCCCTCGCCGACGCCCTCGCCGACGCCGCCCAGTCCCGCGCCGCCGTGGAGCGGCTCGTCGCCACCCCCCTCGACGCCGCCGCGAGCGGTGTCCTCCCCAACCCCGACAACGAGTAG